GCCCGGTCAGGCCCAGCCGGCCGCCGAGCGTCCCGCGTCCCCGCGTGACGCCGCGCCGAAGCCGGGTCCGAAGCCCGGCCCGAAGCCGGGGCAGCGCGCCCCGCGCGTCGCGAACAACCCGTTCTCCTCGAACACCGAGCGTCCCCCGCGGCCGCGTGGCGGCCAGGCCGGGTCCTCGGACATGCCCCGCCCGGGCGGCGGTCCCCGTCCGGGGCCGCGCCCCGGCGGCACCGGTGGCGCGAAGCCGGGTGCCCGTGGCGGCGAGCGTCAGGGCGGCGGCAAGCGGCCGAGCCCGGCGATGATGCCGAACCACCCGAGCCCGGGGGCCATGCCCTCGAAGTCGGCGAACAGCTTTGGCGGCGGCCGTGGGCGCGGTGGCGGACCCGGTGGCCCGGGTGGCCCCGGCGGTCCGGGCGGCCCCCGTGGCGGTCGTGGCGGACGTCGCGGCGGTACCGCGGGTGCCTTCGGGCGCCCGGGTGGCGCCCCGCGGCGTGGCCGGAAGTCGAAGCGGCAGAAGCGGCACGAGTACGAGGCGATGCAGGCACCGAGCGTCGTCGGCGGCGTCAAGCTGCCGAACGGCCGCGGTGCGAGCATCCGTCTCGCCCGTGGTGCCTCCCTGTCCGACTTCGCGGACAAGATCGACGCCGATGCGGCCGCTCTCGTCCAGGCGCTGTTCAACCTCGGTGAGATGGTCACCGCGACCCAGTCCGTGTCCGACGAGACGCTCAAGCTCCTCGGCGAGGAGATGGACTACAAGGTCGAGGTCGTCTCCCCGGAGGACGAGGACCGCGAGCTGCTCGAGTCCTTCGACCTGCAGTTCGGCGAGAACGAGGGCACCGAGGACGATCTCGCGAAGCGTCCCCCGGTGGTCACCGTCATGGGCCACGTCGACCACGGCAAGACCCGCCTGCTGGACTCCATCCGCAAGGCGAACGTCGGTGGCGACGAGGCCGGTGGCATCACGCAGCACATCGGTGCCTACCAGGTCCCGGTCGAGTTCGACGGCCGTGAGCGGCTCGTGACGTTCCTCGACACCCCGGGCCACGAGGCGTTCACCGCCATGCGTGCCCGTGGTGCGAAGTCGACGGACATCGCGATCCTCGTGGTCGCGGCCGACGACGGCGTCATGCCGCAGACGGTCGAGGCGATCAACCACGCCAAGGCCGCCGACGTGCCGATCGTCGTCGCGGTGAACAAGATCGACAAGGAGGGCGCGTCCCCGGAGAAGATCCGCGGCCAGCTCACCGAGTACGGTCTCGTGCCCGAGGAGTACGGCGGCGACACGATGTTCGTCGACATCTCCGCGAAGCAGGGGACCAACATCGACGAGCTGCTCGAGGCCGTGCTCCTCACGGCCGACGCCGCCCTCGACCTCCGCGCGAACCCGGACATGGACGCCCAGGGTGTCGCCATCGAGGCGCACCTCGACCGCGGCCGCGGCCCGGTCGCGACGGTCATCGTCCAGCGCGGTACCCTCCGCGTCGGTGACTCGGTCGTCGCCGGTGACGCCCACGGCCGTGTCCGTCGCATGATCGACGAGCACGGGCAGGACGTCACCGAGGCGGGCCCGTCCCGCCCGGTGCAGGTGCTCGGTCTCACGAGTGTCTGCGGCGCCGGCGACAACCTCCTCGTCGTCGACGACGACCGCACGGCCCGGCAGATCGCGGACCAGCGCAACGCACGGCGTCGCAACGCCCTGCTCACGCGCTCCCGCAAGCGGATCAGCCTCGAGGACCTGGACGACGTGCTCAAGGAGACGAGCACGCTCAACCTCATCCTCAAGGGTGACAACGCCGGTACCGTGGAGGCCCTCGAGGACGCCCTGCTCCAGATCGAGGTGGACGACGAGGTCTCGCTCAACATCATCGACCGTGGTGTCGGTGCCGTGACCGAGACGAACGTCAACCTCGCCGCCGCGTCGGACGCCGTCATCATCGGCTTCAACGTCCGCGCCGAGGGCAAGGCCACCGAGGTCGCCAACGCCGAGGGCGTCGACATCCGGTACTACTCGGTCATCTACCGCGCGATCGAGGAGATCGAGCAGGCCCTCAAGGGCATGCTCAAGCCGGTCTTCGAGGAGCGCGAGGTCGGTACCGCCGAGATCCGCCAGCTGTTCAAGGCGTCCTCCGTCGGCCTCATCGCCGGCTGCATGGTCGAGACCGGCAAGGTCCGCCGGAACGCCACGATCCGGCTCGTGCGGGACGGCAACGTCATCGTCGAGAAGGCGAAGATCGAGTCCCTGCGGCGTGAGAAGGACGACGTCACAGAGGTCTCGGCCGGCTACGAGTGCGGTATGGTCCTGTCCTACCCGGACATCAACGTCGGTGACGTCATCCACGTCTACGAGGAGGTCGAGGTCCCCGCGACTGACCACCCGTGACCGACGGTCACCGTCAGACACCACCCCGCCGCCCCGACCCCAGAGGTCGGTGGTCCGGCGGGGTGGCCGTCGTTCCGGGCCCGGGGACCGGACAGTAGGATGGTGACGCGCACCGGGCCCCGCCCGGGTCACCGCGGTTCCGCCGCACGTCCCGGTCGTCCTCCGGCGCATGACGGCCGCCCGGACCGGTCCCGGCAGGGGCCGTCCACGCTGCCGCCCCACCCGGGGCGCGCCGCACCGGGCCCGTCAGTTCCCCCGTCCCACCCCAGGCCCCCGACGGGGCCGTGTCCACGGAAGAGGTCTGCCATGGTTGACCACGCTCGGGCCGCCCGCATGGCCAAGCGCATCATGACCATCGTCGCCACCGCGATCGAGCACGAGATCAAGGACCGGCGCATGGAGTTCGTCACCGTCACGGACTGCCGGGTCACCGGCGACCTCCACGACGCCACCGTGTTCTACACCGTCCGCGGTGCCACCATCGACGAGGAGCCGGACACGGCCCTCGCCGCCGACGCCCTGGCCAGCGCCCGGGGCCAGCTGCGCAAGATCGTCGGCGACCAGCTCAGCGTCCGGTTCACCCCGACGCTGAGCTTCGAGCTCGACACCGTCCCCGCCGCGTCGGCCCACATGGAGGAGCTGCTCGCGAAGGCCCGGGCGATGGACGAGGAGCTCCGGCAGCGTTCGGCCGGGGCCACCCCGGCGGGCGACCCGGACCCGTACCGGACGCCCGACGACGACTCCGACGGCACGGACGGCACCGCCGCCGACGGCACGGACCGGAACGGCGGGGCCCGCGGCTGATGCCGGAGGTCCGCGCCGGAACCCGTGAGATCCTCGGGCTCGCGTGGCCCGCGCTCATCGTCCTCGCCGCGACGCCGCTGTACCTGCTGTGGGACACCGCGGTCGT
The sequence above is drawn from the Corynebacterium bovis DSM 20582 = CIP 54.80 genome and encodes:
- the infB gene encoding translation initiation factor IF-2, whose translation is MPGKLRVHELAKELGVTSKELLATLKEQGEFVKTASSTVEPPVVKKMKRFYGVGDSGQQGGQAQPTPGGQPKPHPASGGTGGPKPGPAGGRRPTPGPAAAAGRGGSPASQTARPGGRPAGAKAAGGPNPADLAQRGTQGQPTQQSTPAAQPQQGGARPGPARQGGTPGARPGAEQAPRPGATPGARPGPKPGQAQPAAERPASPRDAAPKPGPKPGPKPGQRAPRVANNPFSSNTERPPRPRGGQAGSSDMPRPGGGPRPGPRPGGTGGAKPGARGGERQGGGKRPSPAMMPNHPSPGAMPSKSANSFGGGRGRGGGPGGPGGPGGPGGPRGGRGGRRGGTAGAFGRPGGAPRRGRKSKRQKRHEYEAMQAPSVVGGVKLPNGRGASIRLARGASLSDFADKIDADAAALVQALFNLGEMVTATQSVSDETLKLLGEEMDYKVEVVSPEDEDRELLESFDLQFGENEGTEDDLAKRPPVVTVMGHVDHGKTRLLDSIRKANVGGDEAGGITQHIGAYQVPVEFDGRERLVTFLDTPGHEAFTAMRARGAKSTDIAILVVAADDGVMPQTVEAINHAKAADVPIVVAVNKIDKEGASPEKIRGQLTEYGLVPEEYGGDTMFVDISAKQGTNIDELLEAVLLTADAALDLRANPDMDAQGVAIEAHLDRGRGPVATVIVQRGTLRVGDSVVAGDAHGRVRRMIDEHGQDVTEAGPSRPVQVLGLTSVCGAGDNLLVVDDDRTARQIADQRNARRRNALLTRSRKRISLEDLDDVLKETSTLNLILKGDNAGTVEALEDALLQIEVDDEVSLNIIDRGVGAVTETNVNLAAASDAVIIGFNVRAEGKATEVANAEGVDIRYYSVIYRAIEEIEQALKGMLKPVFEEREVGTAEIRQLFKASSVGLIAGCMVETGKVRRNATIRLVRDGNVIVEKAKIESLRREKDDVTEVSAGYECGMVLSYPDINVGDVIHVYEEVEVPATDHP
- the rbfA gene encoding 30S ribosome-binding factor RbfA gives rise to the protein MVDHARAARMAKRIMTIVATAIEHEIKDRRMEFVTVTDCRVTGDLHDATVFYTVRGATIDEEPDTALAADALASARGQLRKIVGDQLSVRFTPTLSFELDTVPAASAHMEELLAKARAMDEELRQRSAGATPAGDPDPYRTPDDDSDGTDGTAADGTDRNGGARG